From the Manis javanica isolate MJ-LG chromosome 13, MJ_LKY, whole genome shotgun sequence genome, one window contains:
- the ABCB10 gene encoding ATP-binding cassette sub-family B member 10, mitochondrial, translating into MHGAPAWPLRLLARRCPAACLLGPPSPGLGLARPPGAGPGLAGGAGGGAGLARLLGLWTRPPGADRCAALARPRGPRLPRAGLPGGPAVAARVGGKAWRRGPEAPAAAASDDDSRLRPEAGRRSEARKLLGLARPERRRLAAAVGFLAVSSVITMSAPFFLGRIIDVIYTQPTMDYRYSLTRLCLALGGVFLCGAAANAIRVYLMQTSGQRIVNRLRASLFSSVLRQEVAFFDKTRTGELINRLSADTALLGRSVTENVSDGLRAGAQASVGIGMMFFVSPHLAAFVLSVVPPISILAVLYGRYLRKLTKATQDSLAQATQLAEERIGNIRTVRAFGKEMTEIEKYTREVGHVMDLARREAFARAGFFGATGLSGNLIVLSVLYKGGLLMGSAHMTVGELSSFLMYAFWVGLSIGGLSSFYSELMKGLGAGTRLWELLDREPGLPFDEGVVLKEKSFQGALEFQNVHFAYPARPEVPVFQDFSLSIPSGSVTALVGPSGSGKSTVVSLLLRLYDPVSGTISLDGHDIRQLNPAWLRSKIGTVSQEPILFSCSIAENIAYGADDPAVVTAKQIENAAEAANAATFIRNFPQGFDTVVGEKGVLLSGGQKQRIAIARALLKNPKILLLDEATSALDAENEHLVQEALDRLMEGRTVLIIAHRLSTIKNAHVVAVLDQGRITECGKHEELLSKPDGTYRKLMNKQSFISV; encoded by the exons ATGCACGGCGCCCCTGCCTGGCCGCTGCGGCTGCTGGCGCGGCGGTGCCCGGCCGCCTGCTTGCTCGGGCCACCGTCCCCGGGCTTGGGGCTGGCGCGGCCGCCGGGCGCGGGGCCTGGGCTCGCCGGGGGCGCTGGCGGTGGGGCGGGCCTGGCGCGGCTGCTGGGGTTGTGGACGCGGCCGCCTGGCGCGGACAGGTGCGCGGCGCTCGCCAGGCCCCGCGGCCCCCGGCTCCCGCGCGCCGGGCTCCCCGGCGGCCCCGCGGTCGCGGCCCGGGTGGGGGGCAAGGCCTGGCGACGCGGGCCGGAGGCCCCTGCGGCCGCAGCTTCGGACGACGACTCTCGGCTGCGGCCCGAGGCGGGCCGACGCTCGGAGGCCCGGAAGCTGCTGGGGCTGGCGCGCCCCGAGCGCCGCAGGCTGGCAG CCGCGGTCGGGTTTCTGGCTGTGTCCAGCGTCATCACCATGTCTGCGCCCTTCTTCCTGGGGAGGATAATTGATGTCATCTACACACAGCCCACCATGGACTACAGATACAGCCTGACCCGCCTCTGCCTGGCACTCGGCGGCGTGTTCCTGTGCGGGGCTGCCGCCAACGCCATTCGCGTCTACCTCATGCAGACTTCAG GCCAGCGCATCGTCAACAGGCTGAGGGCTTCGCTGTTCTCCTCCGTTCTGAGGCAGGAGGTTGCTTTCTTTGACAAGACTCGCACAGGGGAGCTGATTAACCGCCTGTCAGCAGACACGGCACTCCTGGGACGCTCAGTGACCGAAAATGTCTCGGATGGGCTCAGGGCAGGGGCCCAGGCTTCCGTCGGCATCGGCATGATG TTTTTTGTCTCACCTCATCTGGCCGCTTTTGTTTTGAGTGTGGTGCCCCCGATATCCATCCTCGCTGTGCTTTATGGACGCTATCTGCGGAAACTGACCAAAGCCACGCAGGATTCCCTGGCGCAGGCCACCCAG CTAGCTGAGGAACGTATTGGAAATATAAGAACTGTCCGAGCTTTTGGGAAAGAGATGACTGAAATAGAGAAATACACCCGTGAAGTGGGCCACGTGATGGACTTGGCAAGGAGAGAGGCATTTGCTCGGGCCGGCTTCTTCGGAGCA ACGGGGCTCTCTGGGAACCTGATTGTGCTCTCTGTCCTGTACAAAGGAGGGCTGCTGATGGGCAGTGCCCACATGACCGTGGGTGAACTCTCTTCCTTCCTGATGTATGCTTTCTGGGTTGGATTAAGCATTGGAG GTCTGAGCTCCTTCTACTCAGAGCTGATGAAGGGGCTGGGAGCCGGCACCCGCCTGTGGGAGCTCCTGGACAGAGAGCCTGGGCTGCCTTTCGACG AGGGTgttgttttaaaagagaaaagcttCCAGGGCGCTTTGGAGTTCCAGAACGTTCATTTTGCCTATCCAGCCCGGCCAGAGGTGCCCGTATTCCAGGATTTCAGCCTCTCCATCCCATCAGGATCCGTCACGGCGCTGGTCGGCCCAAGTGGCTCCGGCAAATCGACAGTGGTCTCCCTTCTGCTGCGGCTGTATGACCCCGTTTCTG GAACCATCAGTCTCGATGGCCATGACATCCGTCAGCTTAATCCAGCCTGGCTGAGGTCCAAGATTGGGACAGTGAGTCAG GAGCCGATTTTGTTCTCCTGCTCGATCGCTGAGAACATCGCTTACGGTGCCGATGACCCCGCCGTGGTGACTGCCAAGCAGATAGAGAACGCAGCCGAGGCAGCCAACGCGGCCACCTTCATCCGCAACTTCCCCCAGGGATTCGACACTGTGGTCGGAGAGAAAGGGGTTCTGCTCTCAG GTGGGCAGAAACAGCGGATCGCGATCGCCCGGGCTCTGCTGAAG AATCCCAAAATTCTTCTCCTAGATGAAGCAACCAG TGCGCTGGACGCTGAGAACGAGCACCTTGTGCAAGAAGCTCTGGATCGGCTGATGGAAGGAAGAACAGTGTTGATCATCGCCCATCGTCTGTCCACCATCAAGAACGCTCATGTGGTGGCCGTTCTCGACCAAGGGAGAATAACTGAATGTGGGAAACATGAGGAACTGCTCTCAAAACCAGACGGGACATACAGAAAATTAATGAACaaacaaagttttatttcagTATAG